The following are encoded in a window of Fischerella sp. PCC 9605 genomic DNA:
- a CDS encoding SDR family NAD(P)-dependent oxidoreductase produces the protein MNRRLEGKVAIITGAGTGIGEAIAHKFAKEGAAVVVNGLADDPIEDVVQKIKHYSGKAIAYAGDVSQEFHAQNCVQTAINAYGKLDILVNNAGVFLATAETHDYPIDVFDETIRMNIRSAFLMTKYALPHLQKTRGNIISAGSEAGFNGLAYNTPYGGTKGWMHSFMKGVAVEQAKHGIRANCVCPGAIDTAWTHKAEGPMNAKMEKTLIEATPMGRRGTPEEIANVYAFIASDEASYVTGALWLADGGVTVAKGAVGKETPFWLRSEPKGELRLDHSREGLENKETQSRM, from the coding sequence ATGAATAGACGTTTGGAAGGCAAAGTCGCTATTATCACAGGTGCTGGTACTGGCATTGGCGAAGCTATTGCCCATAAATTTGCTAAAGAAGGTGCTGCTGTAGTTGTCAATGGGTTAGCAGACGATCCAATTGAAGACGTAGTACAAAAAATTAAACATTATAGTGGTAAAGCGATCGCCTATGCGGGTGATGTTTCCCAGGAGTTTCACGCTCAAAACTGCGTGCAAACGGCAATTAATGCCTATGGTAAGTTGGATATTCTGGTTAACAACGCAGGAGTATTTCTCGCCACAGCCGAAACTCACGACTACCCCATCGACGTATTTGATGAAACCATCCGCATGAACATCCGTTCCGCGTTTTTGATGACTAAATACGCACTGCCGCACTTGCAAAAAACACGGGGTAACATTATCTCAGCTGGTTCTGAAGCAGGCTTTAATGGCTTAGCATACAACACGCCCTATGGTGGCACTAAAGGTTGGATGCATTCCTTCATGAAAGGTGTTGCTGTTGAGCAAGCCAAACATGGCATCCGTGCTAACTGCGTTTGTCCTGGTGCAATTGACACCGCTTGGACACACAAAGCAGAGGGGCCAATGAATGCCAAGATGGAAAAAACACTCATTGAAGCCACACCGATGGGAAGACGCGGTACACCAGAAGAAATAGCCAACGTCTACGCTTTCATTGCTTCTGATGAAGCTAGCTATGTGACTGGTGCGTTGTGGTTGGCTGATGGTGGCGTCACTGTTGCCAAGGGAGCAGTGGGTAAAGAAACTCCATTCTGGTTGCGTTCTGAACCCAAGGGTGAGTTGCGCCTCGATCACTCTCGGGAAGGACTGGAGAATAAAGAAACACAATCACGCATGTAG
- a CDS encoding DUF6335 family protein, giving the protein MVDPDIQKDYQAQEDLEAQLNQVDPDKQPQPENSPSQISDLPQEITESYGTGVKDEPGYNVGDRKLRDQIRKDRHSSPEITGGDVDAGWAQEAEVGDEAPGGTAPTPDQDIVDEIGAAVGLEMGDRAFLRTNEILEQRDDNRWELDPMSSDDYQERRE; this is encoded by the coding sequence ATGGTAGATCCAGACATTCAAAAAGATTATCAAGCTCAAGAGGATTTAGAAGCTCAACTCAACCAAGTAGATCCAGATAAGCAACCTCAGCCTGAGAATTCGCCGTCACAAATTTCAGATTTACCGCAGGAAATTACTGAATCCTACGGCACTGGGGTTAAGGATGAGCCGGGGTATAACGTTGGCGATCGCAAACTGCGCGATCAAATCCGCAAAGATAGACACAGCAGCCCTGAAATCACAGGGGGAGATGTAGATGCGGGTTGGGCACAAGAAGCAGAGGTAGGTGATGAAGCACCTGGTGGCACTGCCCCTACTCCCGATCAAGATATTGTTGATGAAATTGGTGCTGCGGTGGGATTGGAGATGGGCGATCGCGCTTTTCTGCGAACAAACGAAATATTAGAGCAGCGCGACGACAATCGCTGGGAATTAGATCCGATGTCTAGTGATGATTATCAAGAACGAAGGGAGTGA
- a CDS encoding DUF2267 domain-containing protein, protein MKYDEFITHVQSVAQLNTREEAERATRATLEIIRERIVGDEAKDLAAQLPEELAECLRGREGETGQAFSMQEFISRVSQKEGVEPTAAAMHVRSVFAVLEDAVTPGEFADLYSNFSDDYAELFPMPPTSEVPS, encoded by the coding sequence GTGAAATACGACGAATTTATTACACACGTTCAAAGCGTTGCCCAATTAAATACCCGTGAAGAGGCAGAACGCGCCACCCGCGCCACACTAGAAATAATTAGAGAACGAATTGTGGGTGATGAAGCAAAAGATTTAGCTGCACAGTTGCCAGAGGAATTAGCAGAATGCTTGCGCGGAAGAGAAGGTGAAACAGGTCAAGCATTCTCAATGCAAGAGTTTATCTCACGAGTGAGTCAAAAGGAGGGTGTAGAACCAACTGCTGCGGCAATGCACGTCCGTTCTGTATTCGCAGTCCTAGAAGATGCTGTGACACCTGGTGAATTTGCTGATTTATACAGTAATTTTTCCGACGATTACGCAGAACTATTTCCAATGCCACCAACTAGCGAAGTACCTTCATAA
- a CDS encoding DJ-1/PfpI/YhbO family deglycase/protease, protein MALNNSSKKKIAILIENDVEDVEFQVPYNALKQAGMEVIVLGSRMNEKYHGKRGKLSMQPDGTTTEAIASEFDAVIVPGGMAPDKMRRNPNTVGFVQDAMQQGKLVAAVCHGPQVLIEGDLLKGKQATGFMAIRKDMINAGANYIDEPLVIDGNLITSRQPGDLAIFTTAILSRLGYGGKEAALPNENDTTAEWWKLADAWGGSTKGDIVKALNTALAGERYALEALDKYIEKESDPQIKSLFQEMIPVRQRHIQRLEARLSELGEKPSLAANIADKYAKVKTTFTGSDDIYQLRSALGDLQTGIGDIGNLMAALTDPVSTRIFTEIYKDLLMYEQRLVELYRVRMGAEVKPAKPTTGTAVSM, encoded by the coding sequence ATGGCACTTAACAATTCCAGCAAGAAAAAAATAGCCATCCTCATTGAAAATGATGTAGAGGATGTAGAATTTCAAGTACCATACAATGCGCTAAAACAAGCGGGAATGGAAGTAATAGTTCTCGGTTCCCGAATGAATGAAAAATATCACGGAAAGCGCGGTAAACTTTCCATGCAACCCGATGGTACAACAACAGAAGCAATAGCCTCTGAATTTGATGCTGTGATCGTTCCTGGTGGCATGGCTCCGGATAAAATGCGGCGGAACCCCAATACAGTAGGTTTTGTACAAGATGCCATGCAGCAAGGGAAGTTAGTCGCTGCGGTTTGTCATGGCCCCCAAGTTTTGATTGAGGGCGACTTGCTCAAAGGTAAACAAGCCACTGGCTTTATGGCAATTCGCAAAGACATGATTAACGCTGGTGCTAATTATATAGATGAGCCGCTGGTTATTGACGGGAATTTGATTACATCTCGTCAACCTGGAGACTTAGCTATATTTACCACAGCTATATTGAGCCGTTTGGGTTACGGTGGTAAAGAAGCTGCATTGCCCAATGAAAATGACACAACTGCCGAATGGTGGAAATTGGCTGATGCTTGGGGTGGTTCTACCAAAGGTGATATTGTCAAAGCTTTAAATACTGCTTTGGCTGGTGAGCGCTATGCACTAGAAGCATTAGATAAGTACATCGAAAAAGAATCAGATCCACAAATAAAATCTCTGTTCCAAGAGATGATTCCGGTGAGACAGCGCCACATCCAAAGATTGGAAGCGCGGCTCAGTGAACTGGGTGAAAAGCCTTCTTTAGCCGCAAATATCGCTGATAAGTATGCCAAAGTAAAAACTACCTTCACAGGTAGTGATGATATTTATCAGTTACGTAGTGCTTTAGGCGACCTACAAACTGGTATCGGTGACATCGGCAACTTGATGGCGGCACTCACCGATCCAGTATCAACTAGGATTTTCACAGAAATCTACAAAGACCTCTTGATGTACGAACAGCGTCTGGTAGAGCTTTATCGAGTGCGGATGGGTGCAGAAGTAAAACCTGCTAAACCTACTACAGGTACAGCTGTGTCTATGTAG
- a CDS encoding SRPBCC family protein, which yields MASTSGDRLDSSQNEAGEGERWASLIGGSAMVLMGLRQRSLRGVLMALAGGGLIYQGATKQSTIKQVQEAVGMNQAIKVEKTVTINKPADELYRFWHNFENLPKFMKHLKHVKVYNDKRSHWIANAPLGQSVEWDADILEDRENEFISWASVEGADVDNSGFVRFTKAPGDRGTEVKVVMEYNPPGGALGAAIAKLFGEEPEQQIGDELRRFKMLMEAGEIATTEGQPKGNG from the coding sequence GTGGCATCAACATCAGGAGATCGGTTGGATAGCAGCCAAAATGAAGCTGGTGAAGGCGAACGTTGGGCTTCTTTAATTGGTGGTAGTGCAATGGTGTTAATGGGTTTGAGACAACGCTCGCTTCGAGGGGTGTTGATGGCATTGGCTGGTGGCGGTTTGATTTATCAGGGTGCAACCAAACAAAGCACTATTAAGCAAGTGCAGGAAGCAGTAGGAATGAACCAAGCTATCAAAGTGGAAAAGACAGTAACTATTAATAAACCGGCAGATGAACTTTACCGCTTTTGGCATAACTTTGAGAATCTGCCCAAGTTTATGAAGCATCTCAAACATGTGAAGGTGTATAACGACAAAAGATCGCACTGGATTGCCAATGCGCCCCTAGGTCAAAGTGTGGAATGGGATGCAGACATCTTAGAAGATCGGGAAAACGAGTTTATTTCTTGGGCATCTGTGGAAGGAGCAGATGTTGATAACTCTGGATTTGTCCGCTTCACAAAAGCGCCTGGCGATCGCGGTACTGAAGTCAAGGTTGTCATGGAATATAACCCACCAGGCGGAGCGTTGGGTGCTGCCATAGCCAAACTCTTTGGTGAAGAACCAGAACAGCAAATTGGCGATGAATTACGCCGTTTCAAAATGCTGATGGAAGCAGGCGAAATTGCCACAACAGAAGGGCAACCAAAAGGTAATGGGTAA
- a CDS encoding DUF6658 family protein, which translates to MNKIISVLKNLRLRQILTVFLAGLTIFVMQAFSNVLPAQADETVKSPYGYYYKGTPDENVVDRDVNIRGDRQIENARQKLSNTAEDAKQGLSKTAENVREKLNLDEEPPQATKDFLKSTKEKIEETVESITGQQNQPQNQQRSFQNPDYYQNTLDK; encoded by the coding sequence ATGAATAAAATAATTTCTGTGCTGAAAAATTTGCGTCTGCGTCAAATTCTGACAGTTTTTCTAGCAGGATTGACAATTTTCGTGATGCAGGCATTTAGTAATGTACTGCCAGCCCAAGCTGACGAAACTGTGAAATCACCATACGGGTATTATTACAAAGGTACACCCGACGAAAATGTTGTTGATAGAGACGTAAATATTCGAGGCGATCGACAAATTGAAAATGCCAGACAGAAGCTAAGCAATACTGCTGAAGATGCGAAACAAGGACTCAGCAAAACGGCTGAAAATGTTCGAGAAAAACTCAATCTTGATGAAGAACCACCTCAAGCTACAAAAGACTTCTTGAAATCAACCAAAGAAAAAATTGAAGAGACAGTTGAGTCAATCACTGGACAACAAAATCAACCACAAAATCAGCAGCGTTCTTTCCAAAACCCAGATTATTACCAAAATACGCTCGACAAATAA
- a CDS encoding zinc-dependent alcohol dehydrogenase yields MKAVCWQGANDVRVETVPDPKILNPRDAIIKITSTAICGSDLHLYDGFIPTMEKGDILGHEFMGEVVEIGSGVNNIKVGDRVVVPFTISCGNCFFCNRDLWSLCDNSNPNAWIAEKLMGHSPAGLFGYSHMLGGYAGGQAEYARVPFADVGLFKIPDGLTDEQVLFLTDIFPTGYMAAENCRIQPGDIVAVWGCGPVGQFAIKSAFLLGAERVIAIDRIPERLRLAESYSGAETINYEEVDPGEAVKEMTGGRGPDAVIDAVGMEAHSTDVMGLYDKVKQAVRLETDRPTALRQVILACRKGGNVSIPGVYGGFLDKIPMGAAFNKGLTFRMGQTHVHKYLRPLLEHVQKGEIDPSFVITHKLPLEQAPHGYEIFKHKKDNCIKVVLKP; encoded by the coding sequence ATGAAAGCAGTTTGCTGGCAAGGCGCCAATGATGTTCGAGTCGAAACAGTGCCAGATCCAAAAATTCTGAACCCTCGTGATGCCATTATTAAAATTACCTCAACGGCAATTTGCGGTTCTGATCTGCATCTTTACGACGGCTTCATCCCTACGATGGAAAAGGGCGATATCCTCGGTCATGAATTTATGGGGGAAGTCGTTGAAATTGGCAGTGGAGTAAACAATATCAAAGTAGGCGATCGCGTCGTCGTTCCCTTTACAATTTCCTGCGGTAATTGCTTTTTCTGCAATCGCGATTTGTGGTCGTTGTGCGATAACTCCAACCCCAATGCATGGATTGCTGAAAAGCTGATGGGGCATTCTCCGGCTGGTCTATTTGGCTACTCACATATGCTCGGAGGTTACGCAGGAGGACAAGCAGAGTACGCCCGCGTACCTTTTGCTGATGTAGGCTTGTTCAAAATCCCTGATGGATTAACAGATGAACAAGTATTATTTCTGACCGATATTTTTCCAACAGGTTACATGGCAGCAGAGAACTGCCGCATCCAACCAGGAGATATTGTGGCAGTTTGGGGTTGCGGGCCCGTTGGACAATTTGCCATCAAAAGTGCTTTTCTTTTGGGTGCGGAACGTGTCATCGCCATTGATCGCATACCCGAACGCTTGCGTTTAGCTGAAAGTTACAGCGGTGCGGAAACTATCAACTATGAGGAAGTCGATCCCGGTGAAGCCGTCAAAGAAATGACTGGTGGTCGCGGTCCTGATGCAGTGATTGATGCGGTGGGAATGGAAGCCCACAGTACAGATGTGATGGGACTGTATGACAAAGTTAAGCAAGCCGTGCGTTTGGAAACAGACCGACCAACAGCACTTCGACAAGTAATACTTGCGTGTCGCAAAGGCGGTAATGTATCTATCCCAGGAGTTTACGGTGGCTTCTTAGACAAAATACCGATGGGGGCAGCTTTCAACAAGGGTCTAACATTCAGGATGGGACAAACTCACGTCCACAAGTACTTGCGCCCCTTACTTGAACATGTCCAGAAAGGCGAAATCGATCCATCATTCGTGATTACTCACAAGTTACCTCTAGAACAAGCACCTCACGGCTACGAGATTTTCAAGCACAAAAAAGACAACTGCATCAAAGTCGTGCTCAAACCATGA
- a CDS encoding HdeD family acid-resistance protein, whose protein sequence is MRQPSNRTIATLLARNWWTLVFRGVIAILFGIAVFIWPQISVAVLVGLFGLFVLISGILALIAAFSRRQPEENRWLLVFEGIIAIIAGLLVFFWPGITALILLYFIAAWAVVTGILEIIAAIQLRKEIENEWLLAIAGIASVLFGILAAIRPGAGALAILWVIGAYAIIFGVMLLILGLRLRNWNTPGPPVI, encoded by the coding sequence ATGAGGCAACCCTCCAACAGGACAATAGCAACTCTATTAGCACGTAACTGGTGGACACTGGTATTTCGCGGTGTGATAGCAATACTTTTCGGTATAGCAGTTTTTATCTGGCCACAAATTAGTGTTGCTGTGCTGGTGGGGTTGTTTGGTTTGTTTGTATTAATTAGCGGTATCTTGGCCTTAATAGCAGCGTTTAGCAGGCGTCAGCCAGAAGAAAATCGCTGGTTGCTCGTATTTGAGGGCATAATCGCTATTATCGCTGGTCTGCTAGTCTTCTTTTGGCCAGGTATTACTGCATTGATACTGCTTTATTTCATTGCTGCTTGGGCTGTTGTCACCGGCATTTTGGAAATTATTGCTGCGATCCAGTTGCGAAAGGAAATTGAGAATGAATGGCTGCTAGCGATCGCTGGTATTGCTTCTGTACTCTTTGGCATTTTAGCAGCAATTAGACCTGGTGCTGGTGCTTTGGCAATTCTTTGGGTAATTGGCGCTTATGCAATTATCTTTGGCGTCATGTTATTAATTCTCGGCTTACGGTTGCGAAATTGGAATACACCAGGGCCACCAGTTATTTAG
- a CDS encoding cupin domain-containing protein, with protein MPDTSVKKVDSAYSPKGEHGEKYLASGKSVSMRLWEDEQPGEPKETTTRDYETVGYVIKGRAELHIEGQTVLLEPGSSWVVPKGASHTYKILESFTAVEATSPPAQVHGRDE; from the coding sequence ATGCCTGACACAAGTGTTAAAAAAGTAGATTCTGCCTATTCTCCTAAAGGTGAACACGGTGAAAAATACCTCGCATCCGGCAAATCTGTTTCCATGCGCCTTTGGGAAGATGAACAACCCGGCGAACCAAAAGAAACTACTACACGTGATTATGAAACTGTGGGTTATGTAATTAAAGGTCGTGCTGAGTTGCATATTGAAGGTCAAACGGTTTTGCTGGAACCAGGGAGTTCTTGGGTAGTGCCAAAAGGAGCCTCTCACACTTACAAAATCTTAGAATCATTCACTGCTGTTGAGGCTACTAGTCCGCCTGCTCAAGTTCACGGACGGGATGAGTAG
- a CDS encoding YihY/virulence factor BrkB family protein, which produces MLSTRFIRFFRHLNFRVLKQVIDESGKHRLFGLAAEMAYNNLLALFPTLVAILTVIGMLEIPQDKVDALAQQVLNLAPEQVPLLIKEFVGQIQLPQSGKVLYISFIVALWVASGAISAAMSAMDEIYQIPPNLKRPFWKAKLVSLLLTIGTISLVLIASFLVFISDLIVELVQILTEVPGTAFLSAWTFFRWLLSLAIIAYAFSIIYRHGPSRWPAGTPIMPGAFIGALLWAVVSRIFRVYVSNFANYNLTYGALSAGIVLLLWLNLSSLVMLIGAELNVTVGKVMRSQKEKMF; this is translated from the coding sequence ATGCTATCTACTCGCTTTATCCGTTTCTTTCGCCACCTCAACTTTCGGGTTCTCAAACAAGTTATTGACGAGAGTGGCAAACACCGATTATTTGGTCTGGCTGCGGAAATGGCGTATAACAACTTATTAGCCTTGTTTCCAACCCTTGTAGCAATCCTAACTGTAATAGGGATGTTGGAAATTCCTCAAGATAAAGTTGATGCTTTGGCCCAGCAAGTACTGAATCTAGCTCCAGAACAAGTTCCGCTCCTGATTAAGGAATTTGTCGGACAGATACAGTTACCTCAAAGCGGGAAAGTGTTGTATATAAGTTTTATCGTAGCCTTGTGGGTAGCCTCTGGGGCAATTAGTGCTGCGATGAGTGCAATGGATGAGATTTATCAAATTCCACCAAACTTGAAGCGACCATTTTGGAAAGCTAAACTCGTCTCTCTATTATTGACAATTGGAACTATTAGCTTAGTACTGATTGCTTCTTTCTTAGTGTTTATCAGTGACTTAATTGTCGAGCTGGTACAGATTCTTACAGAAGTTCCAGGAACAGCATTTTTATCTGCTTGGACTTTTTTTCGTTGGCTTTTAAGTTTAGCGATAATAGCTTATGCCTTTAGCATTATCTATCGTCACGGGCCTAGTCGATGGCCAGCCGGAACTCCTATAATGCCAGGAGCATTTATCGGAGCCCTGTTATGGGCAGTTGTTTCTAGAATTTTTCGAGTATATGTCTCCAATTTCGCAAATTACAATCTGACTTATGGTGCTTTGAGCGCAGGAATTGTGCTATTGTTGTGGCTTAATTTGAGTTCTTTGGTGATGCTGATTGGTGCAGAGTTAAATGTAACCGTCGGAAAGGTAATGCGATCGCAAAAGGAGAAGATGTTTTAA
- a CDS encoding transketolase C-terminal domain-containing protein → MTNVAERSFPIDLAAYKPLALDPSNPNLTDEQRQTLKANIQLCRDAIVFFTATGAAKGVGGHTGGPYDTVPEVVILDALFRGAPDKFVPIFFDEAGHRVATQYLMAALHGDLPFEQLARYREAHSQLPGHPELGLTPGVKFSSGRLGHIWPYINGVAMANPDKVVICLGSDGSQQEGNDAEAARLAVAKNLNVKLIIDDNDVTIAGHPSEYLPGFSVAKTLTGHGVNVNVGNPEDLDDLYRRICEAVTTDGPVALVNKRKMAVGIEGIEGSTHGHDVIPVDKAIAYLEKHGRTEAVNYLKNIQKPKLPYTFLGVSEKWDSNRNVFGDAVVSVLSRMSPAERQEKVMCIDSDLEGSCGLKKIHDAYPEIFVSSGIMERGNFSAAAGFGMEKGKQGIFGTFSAFLEMCISEITMARLNYSNVLCHFSHCGVDDMADNTCHFGLNNMFADNGLDDGYETRLYFPADAGQMKACVEAVFFDQGLRFIYSTRSKVPQILDANGKNFYGEGYTFVPGKDEVVREGSAGYIISFGDALYRALDAVEHLKQQGIDVGLINKPTLNVIDEEMLAKVGKAPFVLVVEALNRRTGLGSRFGSWLLERGFTPKFAHLGIHKEGCGGLWEQFPYQGLDPESIIKKVKELVG, encoded by the coding sequence ATGACTAATGTCGCAGAACGTAGCTTTCCGATTGATTTAGCAGCCTATAAGCCACTGGCACTAGACCCTAGCAACCCAAATCTTACTGATGAGCAACGTCAGACGCTAAAAGCCAATATTCAATTGTGCCGGGATGCGATTGTTTTCTTCACCGCCACGGGAGCAGCCAAGGGCGTGGGAGGACATACTGGTGGCCCTTACGATACAGTACCAGAGGTGGTAATCTTAGATGCATTGTTCCGAGGCGCACCAGATAAATTTGTGCCGATTTTCTTTGATGAAGCAGGACACCGAGTTGCTACCCAGTATCTTATGGCTGCTCTGCACGGCGATTTACCCTTTGAGCAGCTAGCCCGTTATCGTGAAGCTCATTCTCAACTACCTGGACACCCTGAGTTAGGATTAACACCAGGCGTGAAATTTAGCTCTGGGCGTCTGGGACACATTTGGCCCTACATTAACGGGGTGGCAATGGCGAATCCAGACAAGGTGGTGATCTGCCTTGGTTCTGATGGTTCGCAACAAGAAGGTAATGATGCAGAAGCAGCACGTTTGGCGGTTGCCAAAAATCTCAACGTGAAGCTGATTATCGACGATAATGATGTCACGATCGCCGGACATCCTTCCGAATATCTACCAGGTTTTAGTGTTGCTAAAACACTCACGGGTCACGGAGTTAACGTGAATGTGGGGAATCCTGAGGATTTGGATGATTTGTATCGCCGCATCTGTGAAGCAGTAACCACTGATGGGCCAGTTGCTCTCGTCAACAAGCGCAAGATGGCTGTGGGGATTGAAGGTATAGAGGGTTCAACCCACGGTCATGATGTTATCCCAGTAGATAAGGCGATCGCTTATCTAGAAAAACACGGACGAACCGAAGCTGTCAATTACCTCAAGAATATCCAAAAACCGAAGCTACCATATACTTTTCTCGGTGTAAGCGAGAAATGGGATTCCAACCGCAACGTGTTTGGTGACGCGGTAGTATCTGTTCTCAGTCGCATGAGTCCAGCCGAGCGCCAGGAAAAGGTAATGTGTATCGATAGTGACCTGGAAGGCTCTTGCGGACTGAAGAAAATTCACGATGCCTATCCAGAAATATTTGTCAGTTCCGGCATTATGGAACGGGGCAACTTTTCCGCCGCCGCTGGATTCGGTATGGAAAAAGGCAAGCAGGGCATCTTCGGTACTTTCAGCGCCTTTTTGGAAATGTGCATTTCCGAAATTACGATGGCGCGGTTAAACTACTCCAATGTTCTGTGCCACTTCTCTCACTGCGGTGTGGACGATATGGCAGACAATACCTGCCATTTTGGTCTGAACAATATGTTTGCCGACAACGGGCTAGATGACGGCTACGAAACACGGCTTTACTTCCCGGCTGATGCTGGCCAAATGAAAGCCTGCGTTGAAGCAGTGTTCTTTGACCAAGGGTTACGATTTATTTACTCCACCCGTTCCAAAGTACCGCAAATTCTAGACGCGAACGGTAAAAACTTTTATGGCGAAGGTTATACCTTTGTCCCTGGTAAAGATGAAGTCGTGCGCGAAGGTTCTGCTGGCTACATTATTAGCTTTGGCGATGCATTGTATCGCGCCCTTGATGCTGTGGAACATCTCAAACAGCAGGGAATTGACGTAGGTTTAATCAACAAGCCTACACTCAACGTCATTGATGAAGAAATGCTTGCCAAAGTTGGTAAAGCGCCTTTTGTGTTGGTTGTGGAAGCACTAAATCGCCGCACAGGGCTGGGTAGCCGCTTTGGTTCCTGGTTGCTTGAGCGCGGATTCACACCAAAGTTTGCTCATCTCGGCATTCATAAAGAAGGTTGTGGCGGTTTATGGGAACAGTTCCCCTATCAAGGACTTGATCCTGAAAGCATCATCAAGAAAGTGAAAGAATTAGTTGGCTAG
- a CDS encoding superoxide dismutase family protein: protein MVIKFSRFKSLFVFGVSLCLVLVCGLAFGQAHASGKLLRTQVHIEGNEITGTLILTQRENSPVRIRGAIQGNPAILTPGLHGFHIHSVGVCDPNAQPPFSTAGGHFDPGPFSSETPVEVNHPYHLGELPNLVVDEQGRATYYAITSRVTLSDSPVSVFDENGSAIIIHKLPDLQKAGGTAADAGGPRIGCGVISYKDESQESDNDEG, encoded by the coding sequence ATGGTGATAAAGTTTTCACGATTCAAATCTTTGTTCGTTTTTGGAGTCAGCCTTTGCTTGGTGCTGGTTTGCGGACTTGCATTTGGGCAAGCACATGCGTCAGGCAAATTGCTACGAACACAAGTTCATATAGAGGGTAACGAGATTACTGGCACTCTCATTCTGACCCAGCGAGAGAATAGCCCGGTAAGAATTCGGGGGGCAATTCAAGGTAATCCGGCAATTCTGACTCCTGGTTTGCACGGATTCCACATTCATTCTGTGGGTGTGTGCGATCCTAATGCTCAACCTCCTTTTAGTACGGCTGGTGGTCACTTTGACCCCGGTCCTTTTAGTTCTGAAACTCCTGTTGAGGTGAACCATCCGTACCATCTGGGTGAATTGCCGAACCTGGTAGTAGATGAACAGGGACGTGCAACATACTATGCAATAACCAGTCGAGTTACACTGAGTGATAGTCCCGTCAGCGTGTTTGATGAGAATGGTAGTGCAATTATCATTCACAAGTTACCAGACCTACAAAAAGCGGGCGGAACAGCGGCAGATGCAGGCGGGCCACGGATAGGCTGTGGGGTCATCTCTTATAAGGATGAATCTCAGGAGTCAGACAATGATGAAGGGTAA
- a CDS encoding DUF3611 family protein — MHNLPTSSHAPSANRIASEFRIVGWIGFFLQLALGLIPIFIAVPVLFFGDSQRRMANRYSMGTFFAYACLFVLLFTIYWCFRYTRLSKKIDDPYLRPSKAEVIRDIWIGIIANVGGMIFAVIVMMTQVGLLLNRVLSLPQGASTIYTRVPGAAVATPGLPITPLQMMSMQAIVNAIAAELVGVIVALWLLYRIMPRISYE, encoded by the coding sequence ATGCATAATCTACCCACATCCTCTCATGCACCTAGCGCCAATCGTATCGCTAGTGAGTTTCGCATAGTTGGCTGGATTGGATTCTTTCTCCAGTTAGCGCTGGGCTTGATTCCGATATTTATTGCCGTACCTGTCCTATTTTTTGGTGATTCTCAGCGGCGCATGGCAAACAGATACAGTATGGGTACGTTTTTTGCCTATGCTTGTTTGTTTGTTTTGCTATTCACAATTTATTGGTGTTTTCGCTATACACGATTGTCTAAAAAAATAGATGACCCCTATCTCCGCCCTTCCAAAGCAGAGGTGATTCGAGATATTTGGATCGGGATAATTGCAAATGTTGGTGGAATGATATTTGCAGTCATTGTGATGATGACACAAGTGGGGTTGCTCTTGAATAGAGTGCTATCTTTACCCCAGGGAGCCTCTACTATTTATACCCGAGTTCCAGGTGCTGCGGTTGCAACTCCAGGTTTGCCAATTACTCCCTTACAGATGATGTCAATGCAAGCAATTGTAAATGCGATCGCCGCAGAATTGGTGGGCGTAATTGTTGCTCTTTGGCTGTTGTATCGAATTATGCCCCGTATCTCTTACGAGTAA